One genomic segment of Methylomagnum ishizawai includes these proteins:
- a CDS encoding nucleotidyl transferase AbiEii/AbiGii toxin family protein, with the protein MSERNLAASVRARLLNRARETRQDFNLVLTRYALERLLYRLSVSPHADQFLLKGALLFDLWFDIPHRPTRDADFLGFGPAELPSLEAVFQEVCVVDADDGMMFRPDTVRAAEIRKEANYAGVRVTLLGLIDGARCPMQIDIGFGDAVTPGPEDAQYPVMLPEFTAPRLRVYPRYTVVAEKVEALASLGIANSRMKDYFDLWILSRHTGFDGDTLRRALRATFDRRKTGLPPGAPLGLTDGFARDAQKRTQWRAFLGKNRLEAPPLEDVVASLRDFLLPVIAAASADAHPPRHWPAGGPWTPVVG; encoded by the coding sequence ATGAGCGAACGGAACCTAGCGGCATCCGTGCGGGCACGCCTGCTCAACCGCGCCCGCGAAACCCGGCAGGACTTCAATCTGGTCCTGACCCGCTACGCGCTGGAGCGCCTGCTGTACCGGCTCAGTGTTTCCCCCCACGCCGACCAGTTCCTGCTCAAGGGTGCCTTGCTGTTCGACCTGTGGTTCGACATCCCGCACCGCCCGACCAGGGACGCCGACTTCCTCGGATTCGGCCCGGCCGAGTTGCCAAGCCTCGAAGCCGTCTTCCAGGAAGTCTGCGTGGTCGACGCCGACGACGGGATGATGTTCCGGCCGGACACCGTCCGGGCGGCGGAGATCCGGAAGGAGGCCAACTACGCCGGCGTGCGCGTCACCTTGCTCGGGCTGATCGACGGCGCGCGCTGCCCCATGCAGATCGACATCGGTTTCGGCGATGCCGTGACGCCGGGGCCGGAGGACGCCCAGTACCCCGTGATGCTCCCGGAGTTCACGGCACCGAGGCTGCGCGTCTATCCGCGCTATACCGTGGTGGCTGAAAAGGTGGAGGCATTGGCCTCGCTCGGGATCGCCAACAGCCGGATGAAGGATTATTTCGACCTCTGGATCCTGTCGCGCCACACCGGATTCGACGGCGACACCCTGCGCCGCGCCCTCCGGGCAACCTTCGATCGCCGCAAGACGGGGTTGCCCCCGGGCGCCCCCTTGGGCCTGACCGACGGTTTTGCGCGGGACGCGCAAAAGCGGACGCAGTGGCGGGCGTTCCTGGGAAAGAACAGGCTGGAAGCGCCGCCCCTGGAGGACGTCGTGGCATCGCTCCGGGATTTCTTGCTTCCGGTCATCGCGGCGGCGAGCGCCGACGCCCACCCCCCGCGACACTGGCCGGCTGGCGGGCCCTGGACTCCGGTGGTGGGTTGA
- a CDS encoding transposase codes for MGTVKKLAEEVGRGLEQALPGLRKTVVGKLALAVGAMIEGRTPNTVELANLLPLPTERQDMREQWLRRLLKNPLLGSAVVMEPFARAELARAARNGQTVQLSLDQTDLGDRMAVLMVGVRVGDRALPLAWVAEEGPANIGFEGQERVLERVLAWLPPGADVLLSADRFYPSVALFDWLGARGWGYRLRLKGNVLADTGEGEETTTGGLARGAEERYLPGVRLFAHGVMTHVGILHEPGHPEPWIIAMDCAPTRAAVLDYAARWSIEPMFSDFKGRGFGLEDSQLEHADRLERLILVMSLAMWWCVQVGRDDASNRPTPLEKKPGRKPMPDTGASGSSAAAWSPGSPGACAT; via the coding sequence ATGGGAACTGTAAAGAAACTGGCCGAGGAAGTAGGGCGTGGGCTGGAACAGGCCCTTCCTGGACTGCGCAAGACGGTGGTCGGGAAGCTGGCGCTGGCGGTGGGGGCGATGATCGAGGGGCGGACGCCGAACACGGTGGAGTTGGCGAACCTGCTGCCCTTGCCGACGGAGAGGCAGGACATGCGCGAGCAATGGCTGAGGCGCTTGTTGAAGAATCCGCTGCTGGGGTCGGCGGTGGTGATGGAGCCGTTCGCGCGGGCCGAACTCGCCCGGGCCGCGCGGAACGGCCAGACCGTGCAGTTGAGCCTGGACCAGACCGACCTCGGGGACCGGATGGCGGTGCTGATGGTGGGCGTGCGGGTCGGCGACCGGGCGCTGCCCTTGGCCTGGGTGGCGGAAGAGGGGCCGGCCAATATCGGTTTCGAGGGCCAGGAGCGGGTGTTGGAGCGGGTCCTGGCCTGGCTGCCGCCGGGGGCGGACGTATTGCTCTCGGCGGACCGGTTCTACCCCTCGGTGGCCTTGTTCGATTGGCTGGGCGCGCGGGGCTGGGGCTATCGGCTGCGGTTGAAAGGCAATGTGCTGGCGGACACCGGCGAAGGGGAGGAAACCACCACGGGCGGACTGGCGCGGGGCGCGGAGGAACGCTATCTGCCGGGAGTGCGGCTGTTCGCGCACGGGGTGATGACCCACGTGGGCATCCTCCACGAACCCGGCCATCCCGAGCCCTGGATCATCGCGATGGACTGCGCCCCCACGCGGGCGGCGGTGTTGGACTACGCGGCGCGCTGGTCCATCGAGCCCATGTTCTCGGATTTCAAGGGCCGGGGCTTCGGGTTGGAGGATTCGCAACTGGAACACGCCGACCGTTTGGAACGCCTGATCCTCGTCATGTCGCTGGCCATGTGGTGGTGCGTCCAGGTCGGGCGGGACGACGCCTCCAACCGCCCGACGCCGCTCGAAAAAAAGCCTGGTCGCAAACCGATGCCGGACACTGGAGCTTCAGGAAGCTCCGCCGCAGCTTGGTCTCCTGGTTCACCCGGGGCTTGCGCTACCTAA
- a CDS encoding type 1 glutamine amidotransferase domain-containing protein, translated as MAQPLQGKRVAILVENGFEQSELMEPRRALEQAGAEASVVSPTAGRVKGWRAADWGEEVPVDVPLDRASPDQFDALLLPGGVINPDKLRMNPEAVAFVHGFFDADKPVAAICHGPWTLIDAGVVRGRRLTSWPSLKRDLQNAGAEWVDEAVVVDRGLVSSRKPDDLPDFNRKMIEEFAEGRHPRQARPAGATETRATH; from the coding sequence ATGGCCCAGCCACTGCAAGGAAAGAGGGTCGCCATCCTGGTCGAGAACGGCTTCGAGCAATCCGAATTGATGGAGCCCCGCCGGGCGCTCGAACAAGCGGGCGCGGAGGCTTCTGTGGTCTCGCCCACGGCGGGCCGGGTCAAGGGCTGGCGCGCCGCCGACTGGGGCGAGGAAGTCCCGGTCGATGTGCCGCTAGATCGGGCCAGCCCGGACCAGTTCGACGCGCTGCTGCTGCCCGGCGGGGTCATCAACCCCGACAAGCTGCGGATGAACCCGGAGGCCGTCGCCTTCGTCCACGGCTTCTTCGACGCCGACAAGCCCGTGGCGGCGATCTGCCATGGGCCGTGGACGCTGATCGACGCGGGCGTGGTGCGGGGGCGGCGGCTGACTTCCTGGCCCTCGCTCAAGCGGGACCTCCAGAACGCCGGGGCGGAATGGGTGGACGAGGCCGTGGTCGTGGACCGGGGCTTGGTGTCGAGCCGGAAACCGGACGACCTCCCGGATTTCAACCGGAAAATGATCGAGGAGTTCGCGGAGGGACGGCATCCCAGACAGGCCCGGCCCGCCGGGGCCACCGAAACCCGTGCGACCCATTAA
- a CDS encoding type IV toxin-antitoxin system AbiEi family antitoxin domain-containing protein — protein MQSSHQTILDLADERGLIRPRDLAALGLPSVALTRLVRQGRLARVGRGLYGRPDRAVSEHGTLAGVARKHPQGIVCLLSALRVHDLTTQSPSEVWLAIPNKARAPRMDYPPLRIVRFSGAALTEGIEEHVIDGVPVRVTNVARTVADCFKFRNKIGLDVALEALREAWRARRSSMDELWRFAAPCRVANVMRPYLESLP, from the coding sequence ATGCAAAGCTCGCATCAGACCATTCTGGACCTGGCCGATGAGCGCGGCCTGATCCGCCCGCGCGACCTCGCTGCGCTTGGGCTGCCCAGTGTCGCCCTCACCCGGCTGGTCCGGCAGGGTCGGCTCGCCCGGGTGGGGCGCGGCCTGTATGGCCGTCCCGACCGCGCCGTGTCGGAGCATGGCACGCTGGCCGGGGTCGCGCGCAAACACCCGCAAGGCATCGTCTGCCTGCTGTCGGCGCTGCGCGTGCACGACCTCACCACGCAGTCACCGTCCGAGGTCTGGTTGGCCATCCCCAACAAGGCGCGCGCGCCGAGGATGGACTATCCCCCGCTGCGCATCGTTCGCTTCTCCGGCGCCGCGCTGACCGAAGGGATCGAAGAACACGTCATCGACGGCGTGCCGGTGCGGGTGACCAACGTCGCCCGGACGGTGGCCGACTGCTTCAAGTTCCGCAACAAGATCGGTCTCGATGTCGCGCTGGAGGCGCTACGGGAGGCGTGGCGGGCCAGGCGGTCCAGCATGGACGAACTGTGGCGGTTCGCGGCGCCGTGCAGGGTGGCCAATGTGATGCGCCCCTACCTGGAAAGCCTGCCATGA
- a CDS encoding replication protein, with protein sequence MDPQLELFQNFLCNTELERDHLSNTIDLWDSIPRYSLSRQAMIKLRSEKGFLDLLEIDFNYRGTGLKAIIQPARIREEEGTTQDYYPSANEELVEDALRKIATDQNHGYFDRANYRSGVVFSLYMLREELNKRGHTRSYQEIIKSLRILSGSLIEIRTDDGSSMEGFSRTNYLPSLTAVSRKKLRDDPKAKWSAQFHPLVTQSIDALTYRQYNYHQMMAHKTQLARWLHKQLSLKFTFASMLTHFEMRYSTVKRDSALLNYARERDCMDALGKALMELQDQGVLQSCTKQNITGLRGKIEDINYVLTPTPEFVKEMKAANKRYALAVDKPVDKLGNAPKVR encoded by the coding sequence ATGGACCCTCAACTGGAACTTTTCCAAAATTTCCTCTGCAACACCGAGCTTGAACGCGACCATTTGTCGAATACCATCGACCTGTGGGACAGCATCCCGCGCTACTCCCTCTCACGGCAGGCCATGATCAAGCTCCGCTCCGAGAAAGGTTTCCTCGACTTATTGGAGATCGACTTCAATTACCGGGGAACGGGCTTAAAGGCCATCATCCAGCCTGCCCGTATCCGCGAAGAGGAGGGAACGACCCAGGACTACTATCCCAGCGCCAACGAGGAATTGGTCGAAGACGCCCTGCGCAAAATCGCGACCGACCAGAACCACGGCTATTTCGACCGGGCCAACTACCGCAGTGGCGTGGTGTTCTCGCTCTATATGCTGCGCGAGGAACTCAACAAACGTGGGCATACGCGCTCTTATCAGGAGATCATCAAAAGCCTGCGGATCCTGTCGGGCAGCCTCATCGAAATCCGAACCGACGACGGATCCTCCATGGAAGGCTTCTCGCGCACCAACTACCTACCGTCGCTCACCGCCGTTTCCCGCAAGAAATTGCGCGACGATCCCAAGGCGAAATGGTCCGCCCAGTTCCATCCCCTGGTCACCCAAAGCATCGACGCGCTGACCTACCGCCAGTACAACTACCACCAGATGATGGCCCACAAAACCCAGCTAGCCCGCTGGCTGCATAAGCAACTGAGCCTGAAGTTCACCTTTGCCAGCATGTTGACCCATTTCGAGATGCGCTACAGCACGGTCAAGCGCGACAGCGCGCTGCTCAACTACGCCCGGGAACGCGACTGCATGGACGCGCTCGGCAAGGCCCTCATGGAACTCCAGGACCAAGGCGTCCTGCAAAGCTGCACCAAGCAAAATATCACCGGCCTACGCGGCAAGATCGAAGACATCAATTACGTCCTCACGCCGACACCCGAGTTTGTCAAGGAGATGAAAGCCGCCAACAAACGCTACGCCCTGGCTGTGGATAAACCTGTGGATAAGTTGGGGAATGCGCCCAAGGTTCGGTAG
- a CDS encoding IS5 family transposase: MSCLEISDRLWERVEPLLEPFKRRRPGGSKPLEFRTVMNGILYVLKTGCQWDCLPACYGSKSAVHEHFQRWVAAGVFKEMFRWSAAEYEELEGFDLAWQSMDGSLVQAPVRQARCQKDEGLGRNPTDRGRSGGKIHLQVDGKGMPFAVAQAGANVHDSRLVTVTVEAAVIEAPADAGQSPRHLCLDKGYGYERVEREVAGLGYTPHIRKIGEEKRSCDSEPTHPARRWVVERAFAWLKGFRAIRTRYTCRGANYLAFLQLACALILGRRIEAKTV; this comes from the coding sequence ATGAGTTGCCTGGAAATCTCGGACCGGCTGTGGGAGCGGGTAGAGCCATTGTTGGAGCCGTTCAAGCGGCGCAGGCCGGGCGGCTCCAAGCCGCTGGAATTCCGGACGGTCATGAACGGGATTCTGTATGTGCTCAAGACCGGTTGCCAATGGGATTGCCTGCCGGCCTGCTACGGCTCGAAAAGCGCGGTCCACGAGCACTTTCAGAGATGGGTTGCCGCCGGCGTGTTCAAGGAGATGTTCCGCTGGTCGGCGGCGGAGTACGAGGAACTCGAGGGGTTCGACCTGGCTTGGCAGTCGATGGACGGCAGCCTGGTGCAGGCCCCGGTCCGCCAAGCCCGCTGCCAGAAGGACGAGGGCCTGGGGCGCAATCCCACGGATCGTGGGCGCAGCGGTGGCAAGATCCACCTTCAGGTGGACGGGAAGGGGATGCCTTTCGCCGTCGCGCAGGCCGGGGCCAACGTGCACGACAGCCGCCTGGTGACGGTCACCGTCGAGGCGGCCGTGATCGAGGCACCCGCCGACGCCGGGCAAAGTCCCAGGCATCTTTGCCTGGACAAAGGGTATGGCTACGAACGGGTCGAGCGGGAAGTCGCGGGACTGGGCTACACCCCCCATATCCGCAAGATCGGCGAGGAGAAGCGTTCCTGCGACTCCGAGCCAACCCACCCCGCGCGGAGGTGGGTGGTCGAGCGCGCTTTCGCCTGGCTCAAGGGCTTCCGGGCCATCCGAACCCGCTACACCTGCCGGGGAGCCAACTATCTGGCCTTCCTTCAGTTGGCGTGCGCCCTGATCCTGGGAAGACGGATCGAGGCCAAAACCGTGTAA
- a CDS encoding LemA family protein codes for MRELLFSLLLMQALLLAGCGYNTLQQQDEQIKAEWSEVVNQYQRRADLVPNLVNVVKGYAAHEKDVLTQVADARSRAGSVQATPELLNDPKAFQSFLAAQGQLSGSLSRLLAVAENYPQLKADTLFRDLQAQLEGTENRIAVARNRYIQTVREYNITVRSFPTNLTAKMFGLDVKPNFTVENEKEISGAPKVDFGSPTPATAPIR; via the coding sequence ATGCGCGAATTACTTTTCAGCCTGTTGCTCATGCAGGCGCTCCTGCTGGCCGGATGCGGCTATAACACGCTCCAGCAGCAAGACGAACAGATCAAGGCGGAATGGTCCGAGGTGGTGAATCAATACCAGCGGCGGGCCGATCTGGTGCCCAACCTGGTCAACGTGGTCAAAGGCTACGCCGCCCACGAAAAGGATGTGCTGACCCAGGTGGCCGATGCCCGTTCGCGGGCGGGTTCGGTCCAGGCCACTCCGGAATTGCTCAACGACCCCAAGGCGTTCCAGTCGTTCCTGGCCGCCCAGGGCCAGCTTTCCGGCTCGCTGTCGCGGCTACTGGCGGTGGCGGAAAACTATCCCCAACTCAAGGCCGACACCTTGTTCCGGGATTTGCAAGCGCAACTCGAGGGGACCGAGAACCGCATCGCCGTGGCCCGGAATCGTTATATCCAGACGGTGCGTGAATACAACATCACCGTGCGTTCGTTCCCGACCAACCTTACGGCCAAGATGTTCGGGTTGGACGTGAAGCCGAACTTCACGGTGGAGAACGAAAAGGAGATTTCCGGCGCGCCCAAGGTGGATTTCGGCTCGCCGACTCCCGCCACGGCACCGATCCGGTAA
- a CDS encoding TauD/TfdA dioxygenase family protein — MKVTSIDGMGSYGVYIDGVDFEYLTDEQWREIGHIHMKSLVTIIRDCNLTCENQLGWIRKFGEPRHGLYYRLMRKYGITSLGLIVRLGLSASSPMDEEDKSVIREHIRYHQPSSEGSGVTRVSGIKDDNGRSIGLFNDGELLWHSNEAATLTFAPGVALLGGKCMVGSSTGFLQTADYYESVSESFRSELDEMVLTHRHTEGKINPALNDNMERLNMCPVDDVEIPMVIMSPGGIKGLHYPLNTVYGVRGMNKAESDSLFAEIDKHLYVDHYIYDHWYKNDGDLLLFDNSITLHRRLGNVTGRLAYRIQHDYSELQDDFWQPYFQKEFADKYKEAITDFVETLGIQSFKLPQVG, encoded by the coding sequence ATGAAGGTTACTAGCATTGATGGAATGGGCAGCTATGGCGTTTATATAGATGGCGTGGATTTTGAGTATCTAACCGACGAGCAGTGGAGAGAGATCGGCCATATCCACATGAAGAGTCTGGTCACCATTATTCGTGACTGCAATCTAACCTGCGAGAACCAACTGGGATGGATCAGGAAGTTTGGCGAACCCAGACATGGCCTGTATTACAGGCTGATGAGGAAATACGGCATAACATCATTGGGGCTTATTGTTCGACTGGGTCTGAGCGCGAGTAGCCCGATGGATGAAGAAGATAAAAGCGTGATACGGGAACATATCCGATATCACCAGCCTTCCTCCGAAGGTTCGGGCGTCACGCGGGTTAGTGGGATCAAGGATGACAATGGGAGGTCGATCGGACTATTTAATGATGGTGAATTGCTTTGGCATTCTAATGAGGCGGCTACCCTGACCTTTGCCCCCGGCGTGGCGTTGCTGGGTGGGAAGTGCATGGTGGGTTCGTCAACGGGTTTTTTGCAAACCGCGGATTATTATGAATCGGTCAGCGAATCATTCCGCTCGGAACTGGATGAGATGGTTTTGACTCACCGCCATACGGAGGGAAAGATAAACCCGGCCCTCAATGACAATATGGAGCGTTTAAACATGTGTCCAGTCGATGATGTGGAGATTCCGATGGTCATCATGAGTCCTGGGGGCATTAAGGGGTTGCACTACCCACTAAATACGGTTTATGGGGTTCGTGGAATGAATAAGGCCGAAAGCGATAGCCTCTTCGCAGAAATCGACAAACATTTGTACGTCGATCACTATATTTACGATCATTGGTACAAAAATGACGGCGACCTCCTGTTGTTTGACAACTCGATCACACTGCATAGACGTCTTGGGAATGTAACTGGTCGTCTCGCCTATCGCATCCAGCACGACTACAGCGAGTTGCAGGATGATTTCTGGCAACCTTACTTCCAGAAAGAGTTTGCGGATAAATACAAGGAAGCAATCACAGACTTTGTCGAGACACTGGGCATCCAGAGTTTTAAGTTGCCTCAAGTCGGCTAG
- a CDS encoding ISAzo13 family transposase, whose amino-acid sequence MGSPASRHTVRKLMRRHGLGQRKARKKKSLGAHPDRDAQFRNIAKLKAGYLAAGDPVISIDTKKKELVGNFAREGHTHTQVPVDVLDHDTSEFCCDSIAHWWERHGRRNYPGRRRLLLLCDGGGSNASNRHVFKDALQRLADRLGLEIRVAHYPPYCSKHNPIEHRLFPHITRACQGVVFHSVAIARQFMARAKTSKGLRVTVDILAGTYATGKKCSADFLETMRIVFDDFLPRWNYRAIPMAI is encoded by the coding sequence ATGGGAAGCCCGGCGAGCCGCCACACGGTCCGCAAGCTGATGAGGCGGCACGGCCTGGGGCAGCGCAAGGCGCGCAAGAAGAAGTCGCTGGGGGCCCATCCCGACCGCGACGCGCAGTTCCGCAACATCGCCAAGCTCAAGGCGGGATACTTGGCGGCGGGCGACCCCGTGATCAGCATCGACACCAAGAAGAAGGAACTGGTCGGCAACTTCGCCCGGGAGGGCCATACCCATACCCAGGTGCCCGTCGACGTTCTGGACCATGACACCAGCGAGTTCTGTTGCGACAGCATCGCCCATTGGTGGGAGCGGCACGGTCGCCGGAACTATCCCGGCCGCCGCCGGTTGCTGCTGCTGTGCGATGGGGGCGGCAGCAACGCCTCCAACCGGCATGTGTTCAAGGACGCCCTGCAACGGCTCGCCGACCGGCTGGGCCTGGAAATCCGCGTGGCGCACTACCCACCGTATTGCTCGAAGCACAACCCCATCGAGCACCGGCTGTTCCCGCACATCACCCGCGCCTGCCAGGGCGTGGTGTTCCATTCCGTCGCCATCGCCCGGCAATTCATGGCGCGGGCCAAGACCTCCAAGGGATTGAGGGTGACGGTGGATATCCTGGCCGGGACCTACGCCACGGGGAAGAAGTGCTCCGCCGACTTCCTCGAAACCATGAGGATCGTCTTCGACGACTTCCTTCCCCGATGGAACTACCGCGCCATTCCCATGGCTATCTGA
- a CDS encoding TPM domain-containing protein → MHGNPVRALKHLCFPTWRLRRVLPRRSLEAITGAIRDSERHHAGEIHFAVETGLDWHRLLRGLSARERAVEVFSQLRVWDTEQNNGVLIYLLLADRSVEIVADRGIDRRVEPGDWEGICRRMESAFREGDFEAGIIAGVEAVGIHMIRHFGGADVQGNELPDRPSIVEG, encoded by the coding sequence ATGCACGGGAATCCCGTCCGCGCCCTCAAACACCTCTGCTTTCCGACCTGGCGGCTGCGGAGGGTTCTGCCGCGGCGGTCCCTGGAAGCCATCACGGGGGCAATTCGGGACAGCGAGCGGCATCATGCCGGGGAAATCCATTTCGCCGTCGAAACCGGGCTGGACTGGCATCGGTTGCTGCGCGGATTGTCGGCGAGGGAACGGGCGGTCGAGGTGTTCTCCCAATTGAGGGTCTGGGACACCGAGCAAAACAACGGCGTGCTGATTTATCTCCTGCTCGCCGACCGGAGCGTGGAAATCGTCGCCGACCGGGGCATCGATCGGCGGGTCGAACCGGGCGACTGGGAAGGGATTTGCCGGAGGATGGAATCGGCCTTCCGGGAAGGCGACTTCGAAGCGGGCATCATTGCCGGCGTCGAGGCGGTGGGCATCCATATGATCCGGCACTTTGGCGGCGCGGATGTCCAGGGTAACGAATTGCCCGACCGGCCGAGCATCGTCGAAGGGTAA
- a CDS encoding TPM domain-containing protein: protein MIWILVFLVAATAPPLRPEVAVPPLANRVTDQTGTLTPDQRAHLEGFLAALEAEKGSQVAMLLVPTTQPETLEQYSMRVADAWKLGRQGVDDGVLVIFAKEDRAARIEVGRGLEGVIPDAVAKDIVEDGMIPYFRRGDFYGGLSAGFDRIAGLIRGEPLPSPANGREQTPDSATGLSLSLVGGLFGGRILRAMLGAFLGGLIASVGAAAAALWFGLPALFSLFVGACVFFAVAAGGGRSSPGGWYGGSGGFSGGPGGGGFSGGGGGFAGGGASGRW from the coding sequence ATGATCTGGATTTTGGTTTTCCTGGTGGCGGCAACCGCCCCGCCGCTACGCCCGGAGGTCGCTGTGCCGCCGCTGGCGAACCGGGTCACGGACCAGACGGGCACGCTCACGCCCGATCAGCGCGCCCACCTGGAGGGCTTTCTGGCCGCCTTGGAAGCCGAGAAGGGCAGCCAGGTCGCCATGCTGCTGGTTCCGACCACGCAACCGGAAACCCTCGAGCAATATTCCATGAGGGTGGCGGATGCCTGGAAACTAGGCCGTCAAGGCGTTGACGACGGCGTCCTCGTGATCTTCGCCAAAGAGGACCGCGCCGCTCGGATCGAGGTTGGTCGCGGACTCGAGGGCGTGATCCCGGATGCCGTTGCCAAGGATATAGTGGAGGACGGAATGATTCCGTATTTTAGACGGGGAGATTTCTACGGCGGACTCTCCGCGGGTTTTGACCGGATCGCCGGGCTCATCCGCGGCGAGCCATTGCCGTCGCCCGCCAACGGTCGGGAGCAAACCCCGGATTCCGCCACGGGATTGTCGTTGTCGCTCGTCGGAGGCCTATTCGGCGGCCGAATTCTCCGCGCGATGTTGGGCGCCTTTCTGGGTGGATTGATTGCCTCCGTGGGCGCGGCCGCAGCGGCCCTGTGGTTCGGCCTGCCAGCGCTGTTTTCGCTATTCGTGGGCGCATGTGTGTTCTTCGCGGTGGCCGCGGGGGGCGGACGTTCCTCCCCTGGCGGCTGGTACGGAGGCTCCGGTGGGTTCTCGGGCGGCCCTGGGGGCGGCGGCTTCTCCGGAGGCGGAGGCGGGTTCGCCGGCGGCGGCGCCTCGGGTCGGTGGTGA
- a CDS encoding acyl carrier protein has product MTKSELTYFIKQEIADRFEKPLDAISDDTDLIEDLGADSLEMTEILVRIEDKLGVRFEDDTIALLGTPAKLAEFMESYVVSIDYHSIPTNG; this is encoded by the coding sequence ATGACGAAATCCGAATTGACCTATTTTATTAAGCAAGAAATCGCTGATCGCTTTGAAAAACCACTCGATGCGATTAGTGATGACACCGATCTCATTGAAGATCTGGGTGCCGACTCCCTAGAAATGACGGAGATTCTGGTCAGAATTGAAGACAAACTGGGCGTCCGGTTTGAGGACGACACGATTGCACTCCTGGGTACACCTGCCAAGCTCGCCGAATTCATGGAAAGCTATGTGGTATCCATCGATTATCACAGCATTCCAACCAACGGATGA
- a CDS encoding PHB depolymerase family esterase, producing the protein MLGQIYGRLNAPSDRADGHWVAFDQREFFADGSAYAHGLSDTGYAYIPGRCDSRTCRVHIAFHACRQNADEVGDAFYRHGGYNRWADSNDIIVLYPQTTTRYGWGFPFWTLNFVWNLYACWDWWGYDGDDYPTRNGSQIKAVRAMLDRLAGARRDYPMAP; encoded by the coding sequence TTGCTGGGCCAGATCTATGGCAGGCTCAACGCGCCCAGCGACCGGGCCGACGGCCATTGGGTCGCCTTCGACCAACGGGAGTTCTTTGCCGATGGCAGCGCCTACGCCCATGGCCTGAGCGATACCGGCTACGCCTATATCCCGGGGCGTTGCGACTCGCGAACCTGCCGGGTCCATATCGCGTTCCATGCCTGCCGCCAGAACGCCGACGAGGTCGGCGACGCCTTCTATCGCCATGGGGGCTATAACCGGTGGGCCGACAGCAACGATATCATCGTGCTGTACCCCCAGACCACCACGCGGTATGGCTGGGGCTTCCCGTTCTGGACCCTGAACTTCGTCTGGAACCTCTATGCGTGCTGGGATTGGTGGGGCTACGACGGCGACGACTACCCCACCCGGAATGGATCTCAGATCAAAGCGGTACGGGCGATGCTGGACCGCTTGGCCGGGGCAAGGCGGGACTATCCGATGGCCCCTTGA